One Vanessa cardui chromosome 17, ilVanCard2.1, whole genome shotgun sequence DNA window includes the following coding sequences:
- the LOC124536864 gene encoding protein phosphatase 1 regulatory subunit 7-like, with product MADNQDTPMANNEADVVQKVVAVRDNRKENDSSPPPPATPPPGEEDTQELIVVNENTELLDLNHGRIGKIENLEQLKNLERLYLRWNFIKKIEGLDTLTKLVELELYDNQIVVIESLDNLVNLEILDLSFNRIKEITGLENLLKLRKLYLSSNKITEIKNVNHFPKLETLELGDNRIREIKNLEGLKTLRELYLGKNKITKIQNLEDLSSLEILVLQSNRLTKLENLEHLTSLEHLYVSENGLTAIENLQNQVKLQTLDLAVNRITAIDNVRHMTDLEELWLNDNQISEWSSVEYLQENKKLATIYLERNPIASDPAYRRKIKLTLPSLQQIDATLCR from the exons ATGGCag aCAACCAAGATACCCCAATGGCGAACAATGAAGCTGATGTAGTACAAAAAGTGGTGGCAGTCAGGGATAATAGGAAAGAAAATGACTCATCGCCACCACCACCAGCGACTCCACCACCAGGTGAAGAAGACACTCAGGAACTGATAGTGGTCAATGAAAACACCGAGCTTCTCGACCTTAACCATGGCAGAATTGGTAAAATTGAAAATCTCGAGCAACTGAAAAACTTAGAAAG gttATATCTCAGatggaattttataaaaaagatagaAGGGCTCGACACTCTCACTAAATTGGTGGAACTAGAACTCTATGACAATCAAATTGTGGTCATTGAGAGTTTGGATAATTTGGTTAATTTGGA GATTCTAGATTTATCATTTAACAGAATCAAAGAAATCACTGGACTGGAAAATCTTCTGAAACTGCGTAAACTATACTtaagttcaaataaaattactgaaaTTAAGAATGTTAATCATTTTCCCAAGTTAGAGACACTTGAGCTGGGGGATAATCGTATAAGG gaaataaaaaatcttgaagGCTTAAAAACACTAAGAGAGCTTTATTTgggcaaaaataaaataacgaaaatCCAAAACCTCGAAGACCTCTCAAGCCTAGAAATACTTGTCCTCCAAAGTAATCGCCTCACAAAATTAGAGAATCTTGAACATTTAACAAGTTTGGAACATTTGTATGTATCCGAGAATGGCTTAACTGCTATAGAAAATCTACAGAATCAGGTCAAACTGCAGACATTGGATTTGGCTGTTAATAGGATTACGGCAATTGATAATGTGAGACATATGACTGATTTGGAAGAATTATGG CTCAATGATAATCAAATATCCGAGTGGTCATCAGTTGAATACTTGCAAGAGAACAAGAAGTTGGCAACAATATACTTAGAGAGAAACCCTATAGCCTCGGACCCGGCTTATAGAAGAAAGATAAAATTAACCCTTCCGTCGCTGCAGCAAATCGATGCTACTTTGTGTAGATAA